A DNA window from Heliomicrobium undosum contains the following coding sequences:
- the fusA gene encoding elongation factor G — MTTPREAIRNIAVLAHTGAGKTSLVESMLFNAGLVNRKGRVEDGNTTTDYLPEETKRKVSIQSAMAPIKWHGAKLNIIDTPGYSDFFGEVISAVSVVEGTLLVVCGVSGVQVQTEAAWQLSQDKGRIPVVFINKLDRENSNFGKALEQLRELGGPQVLPLQWPLGAAPQWQGMIDILDGSFVPANPKVKDMPALSTEESESIKSWRNKLVEAIVEIDEELLMRYLDGEEIDLEELRPALAVAVKEGKVVPVLGGAINADGAVKRLLDDLVALLPAPLDEEGQEPAAGAPLKAQVFKTVIDPYLGKVNFVRVYQGTLRGDTPLYNGTSQKEEKPAAPLFMTGKNQQPADAAGPGEIIALVKLQHTHTGDTLFAKGAGLAPLTPIEFPPPSLSMAFHPATKADEDKLGMSLQRLLEEEPCLKIHRNTETKETILTGMGTLHMEVCVERLQRKYGVNVTTSWPKIPYRESVRKTAKAEGKHKKQTGGHGQYGHVWLVMEPKHDGDFEFAESIFGGVVPKNFIPAVEKGVRESLLEGALAGYPVTNIKVNLVDGSYHPVDSSELSFKMAAHSAFKKGMEMADPYLLEPVMQVEINVPEHYLGDILGDLNSRRGRVLGSDMVGKRQIIQALVPQQELIQFPLQLQAITHGRGSYRAQFHSYQEVPARLAQTVIESARKNGH, encoded by the coding sequence TTGACGACACCGAGAGAAGCCATACGCAACATCGCTGTTCTCGCCCACACCGGCGCAGGAAAGACCTCTTTGGTGGAATCGATGCTGTTCAATGCGGGGCTCGTCAACCGGAAAGGTCGAGTTGAAGACGGCAACACAACGACCGATTACCTGCCCGAGGAAACGAAGCGAAAAGTGAGCATCCAATCGGCGATGGCGCCGATCAAATGGCACGGGGCAAAACTGAATATCATTGATACACCGGGATACAGCGATTTTTTTGGCGAGGTCATCAGCGCCGTATCGGTCGTCGAAGGGACCTTGCTGGTCGTCTGCGGCGTCAGCGGCGTCCAGGTCCAGACGGAAGCGGCCTGGCAGTTGAGCCAAGACAAGGGGCGTATCCCTGTCGTTTTTATTAATAAACTGGATCGGGAGAACTCGAACTTTGGCAAGGCGCTGGAGCAGTTGCGCGAACTCGGAGGTCCCCAGGTTCTGCCCCTGCAGTGGCCCCTTGGCGCCGCTCCCCAGTGGCAGGGGATGATCGACATCCTCGACGGCTCCTTTGTCCCGGCCAATCCTAAGGTCAAAGATATGCCGGCTTTGTCCACAGAAGAATCGGAGAGCATAAAAAGCTGGCGCAACAAGTTGGTCGAGGCCATCGTCGAGATTGACGAGGAACTGCTGATGCGCTACCTCGATGGCGAAGAGATTGACCTGGAAGAACTCCGTCCGGCCTTAGCGGTTGCCGTCAAGGAAGGCAAGGTCGTCCCCGTCCTCGGCGGCGCCATTAACGCCGATGGGGCCGTCAAGCGCCTGCTCGATGACCTGGTCGCCCTGCTGCCTGCGCCTCTCGATGAGGAAGGGCAGGAGCCGGCCGCCGGCGCGCCCTTAAAAGCCCAGGTCTTTAAGACCGTCATCGACCCCTACCTGGGCAAAGTCAACTTCGTCCGCGTCTACCAGGGTACACTGCGTGGAGATACGCCGCTCTACAACGGCACGAGTCAAAAAGAAGAAAAACCGGCAGCGCCGCTGTTCATGACCGGCAAGAACCAGCAGCCCGCTGACGCAGCCGGCCCTGGCGAGATCATCGCCCTTGTGAAACTCCAACATACCCATACAGGCGACACGTTGTTTGCCAAAGGCGCCGGCCTAGCGCCGCTCACGCCCATCGAATTCCCCCCTCCCAGCCTGTCCATGGCCTTCCACCCGGCCACCAAAGCCGATGAAGACAAACTGGGCATGAGCCTGCAACGCCTGTTGGAGGAAGAGCCCTGCTTAAAAATTCACCGGAACACGGAAACGAAAGAGACCATCCTGACCGGCATGGGCACCCTACACATGGAGGTCTGCGTCGAACGGTTACAGCGCAAGTACGGCGTCAATGTGACCACCAGTTGGCCCAAGATCCCCTACCGCGAGTCGGTCCGCAAAACGGCCAAAGCCGAAGGAAAACATAAAAAGCAGACCGGCGGCCACGGCCAATACGGCCATGTCTGGCTGGTCATGGAACCAAAGCATGACGGCGATTTCGAGTTCGCCGAATCTATCTTCGGCGGCGTGGTGCCGAAAAACTTTATACCCGCCGTCGAAAAGGGGGTTCGCGAAAGCCTCCTGGAAGGGGCGCTGGCTGGCTATCCCGTCACGAACATCAAGGTCAACCTCGTCGACGGCTCCTACCATCCCGTCGACTCTTCGGAACTCTCTTTTAAGATGGCGGCCCACAGCGCCTTCAAAAAAGGCATGGAGATGGCCGATCCCTACCTGCTCGAACCAGTGATGCAGGTGGAGATCAATGTGCCCGAGCACTACCTGGGCGATATCCTTGGCGACCTGAACAGCCGCCGGGGCCGCGTCCTCGGCAGCGATATGGTTGGCAAGCGCCAGATCATCCAGGCCCTAGTGCCCCAGCAGGAACTGATCCAGTTCCCCCTGCAACTCCAGGCGATTACCCACGGCCGCGGCAGCTACCGTGCCCAATTCCACTCGTACCAAGAGGTGCCTGCCCGACTGGCCCAGACCGTCATCGAATCGGCCCGCAAGAACGGCCACTGA
- a CDS encoding putative polysaccharide biosynthesis protein, with protein sequence MATALTYGTLVLMAATLLNRLLSFYNQIVLMKYIGAETVGLFQMIYPVYILLLVAATFGIPVALTKRVAEEAAYNRWGNVLRLMKVSVLLLAAGGTTVTAAAFLFSRSLFPALVADDRAVAAFWPLLPSIVLISFASAIRSFCQGMQEMAPSSIASFVEQVVRIVSGISLALALLPRGAGWAAAGMALGITLGELFGLVTLLILAGPLFFSRLKLFWAGRRAQATINAGQALRSLWPVACPVAASRIVACLIMGLDAYLIPRVLQQAGLSSSEATTAFGGLVGGLVPLIAIPAVFTAPLSVSLVPGIAESWALEQERTVRYRAVKALRLTAVIGWPAAVLLGIIGDRFASLFFGLDHMGDTLQILAWGAPFLYLQSTTGGILQGLGMVVFPLLVTVATSLLRVGLFLSLATLPSVGLNGIAFGFTISNILAALLHLFWFHRRLGLTGRELSSSLLPLPAALVVAAGLWVCLQATAFAGLPEVMVLSAMVAISGVLYFVTLAAYGGLTAADLRSFPGGVWLLGWIRKK encoded by the coding sequence ATGGCCACCGCCTTAACCTATGGCACCCTCGTCCTGATGGCGGCTACGTTGTTGAACCGCTTGCTTTCCTTTTATAACCAGATTGTACTGATGAAATACATTGGCGCAGAGACAGTGGGGCTCTTTCAGATGATCTATCCCGTCTATATCCTCTTACTGGTGGCAGCCACCTTTGGCATCCCGGTGGCGTTGACGAAAAGAGTCGCCGAGGAAGCTGCCTATAACCGCTGGGGCAATGTGCTACGCCTGATGAAGGTGTCCGTGCTGCTGTTGGCTGCCGGCGGAACAACGGTGACGGCTGCGGCATTCCTGTTTTCCCGCTCCCTCTTTCCGGCGCTGGTGGCCGATGATCGCGCTGTGGCCGCCTTTTGGCCTCTCTTGCCCAGCATCGTGCTGATCAGTTTTGCCTCGGCGATCCGTTCCTTCTGTCAAGGAATGCAGGAGATGGCGCCATCCTCGATCGCCTCTTTTGTCGAGCAGGTGGTGCGCATCGTCAGCGGAATCTCCCTAGCGCTGGCGTTGCTGCCCCGCGGCGCCGGTTGGGCGGCTGCCGGAATGGCCTTGGGGATCACCCTCGGGGAACTGTTCGGTTTGGTTACCCTGCTGATCCTTGCAGGTCCCTTGTTCTTCAGCCGGCTCAAGCTATTCTGGGCTGGTCGCCGCGCCCAGGCAACGATCAACGCGGGGCAGGCGCTGCGTTCACTCTGGCCGGTGGCTTGCCCGGTAGCCGCCTCTCGGATCGTGGCCTGCCTGATCATGGGTCTTGACGCCTACCTGATCCCGCGCGTTCTGCAACAAGCGGGTCTATCCTCGTCAGAGGCGACAACCGCCTTCGGCGGTCTCGTCGGTGGCCTAGTTCCCCTGATCGCTATTCCTGCCGTATTCACGGCGCCCCTATCAGTCAGCCTTGTGCCCGGCATCGCCGAGAGTTGGGCCCTCGAGCAGGAGCGGACGGTGCGCTACCGGGCTGTCAAGGCGCTGCGCCTGACGGCGGTGATCGGCTGGCCGGCGGCGGTGTTGCTCGGCATCATCGGTGATCGCTTTGCGTCGCTGTTTTTCGGTTTGGACCATATGGGCGATACGCTGCAGATCCTGGCTTGGGGCGCTCCTTTTCTCTACCTGCAAAGCACCACCGGTGGAATCTTGCAAGGGCTGGGAATGGTCGTTTTCCCACTCCTCGTCACAGTGGCCACGTCATTGCTCCGCGTTGGCCTCTTTCTCTCCCTGGCCACCCTGCCTTCCGTCGGTCTGAATGGCATCGCCTTCGGCTTTACGATTTCCAACATCCTGGCGGCTTTGTTGCATCTTTTTTGGTTTCACCGGCGACTCGGTCTCACGGGAAGGGAACTGTCTTCTTCCCTGCTGCCCCTTCCCGCCGCTCTCGTCGTGGCCGCCGGCCTATGGGTGTGCCTTCAGGCAACCGCCTTCGCGGGGCTGCCGGAAGTAATGGTCTTGTCAGCGATGGTCGCTATTTCGGGTGTACTCTACTTTGTCACGCTGGCTGCATATGGAGGTTTGACCGCTGCCGATCTGCGCAGTTTTCCGGGAGGGGTCTGGTTGCTTGGATGGATCCGGAAAAAATGA
- a CDS encoding alpha/beta-type small acid-soluble spore protein: MAQFFPREKIFPESVRDTFKYEIAEELGLTPKIHDGYWGALTASDCGRVGGKIGGSMVKAMVRRAEALLVQDGNGTTS; encoded by the coding sequence TTGGCCCAGTTTTTCCCGAGAGAAAAGATCTTTCCCGAGTCTGTGCGCGATACTTTTAAGTACGAGATTGCCGAGGAACTGGGGCTGACACCAAAAATCCACGACGGCTACTGGGGCGCTTTGACGGCCAGCGATTGCGGCCGTGTGGGGGGCAAGATTGGGGGCAGCATGGTGAAGGCCATGGTCCGCCGGGCCGAGGCGTTGTTGGTTCAGGACGGCAACGGAACGACGTCGTAA
- the surE gene encoding 5'/3'-nucleotidase SurE: MRILLTNDDGIHAPGIHALWRIFDDWADIFVVAPDTERSATGHGITVHQPLRVEKLSFANPHCHGWAVNGTPADCVKLAMEELLKEPPHIVISGINRGPNLGTDVLYSGTVSAAMEGVIYGVPSIAVSVTGWHTVDYTVAAETTRLLCEKLVARGLTPDTFLNVNVPDLPRERIGGIQVTKLGSRRYQNIFDKRTDPRGRTYYWMAGEVHDVDAGEGTDIQAVNAGAISVTPIHFDLTNYSLIQEVSDWLGRESSPFATKRKA, translated from the coding sequence TTGCGCATTCTACTGACCAATGACGACGGGATCCACGCGCCCGGTATTCATGCCTTGTGGCGCATCTTCGATGATTGGGCCGACATCTTCGTGGTCGCTCCCGATACGGAGCGGAGCGCCACCGGTCACGGAATCACCGTTCACCAACCCCTGCGTGTGGAAAAGCTGTCCTTTGCCAATCCTCATTGTCACGGTTGGGCCGTCAATGGCACGCCGGCCGATTGTGTCAAACTGGCCATGGAGGAACTCCTGAAAGAACCGCCTCACATTGTCATCTCAGGCATCAACCGCGGCCCCAATCTGGGAACCGATGTGCTCTACTCCGGCACCGTTTCGGCCGCCATGGAGGGAGTCATCTACGGCGTCCCGTCGATCGCCGTTTCGGTCACCGGCTGGCACACAGTGGACTACACCGTTGCCGCCGAAACGACCCGCTTGCTCTGCGAGAAACTGGTGGCGCGCGGGCTGACGCCGGATACCTTTCTCAACGTGAATGTGCCTGATCTGCCCCGTGAACGCATCGGCGGCATCCAGGTGACGAAACTGGGAAGCCGGCGCTACCAGAACATCTTTGACAAGCGGACTGATCCGCGTGGCCGCACCTACTACTGGATGGCGGGAGAGGTCCATGACGTTGACGCAGGTGAAGGCACCGACATCCAAGCCGTCAATGCCGGCGCCATCTCAGTGACACCGATTCATTTCGACCTCACCAACTACTCCCTAATCCAGGAGGTATCGGATTGGCTCGGCCGGGAATCTTCTCCCTTCGCGACAAAAAGGAAGGCCTAG
- a CDS encoding DUF4264 family protein produces the protein MAHRLFTYGTLMDRDTMEGLLEHSAGVARPAILAGYQSYPSAYGYPYILPVQEGAVEGVLWSGLSDEDLLRTDEYEGILDESPMYFRKSITLDVDGQPVEAWVYVGIPEAFTDVSVDFEPLATKEIPANVDMYALVDFLNDTLKDKGLLFGVRKNGETMTISIYEV, from the coding sequence ATGGCCCACAGGCTCTTTACATATGGCACGCTGATGGACCGCGACACCATGGAAGGCTTGCTCGAACACAGCGCCGGCGTCGCCCGTCCGGCCATCCTGGCCGGCTACCAGTCATACCCCTCCGCTTACGGCTACCCCTATATCCTACCGGTTCAAGAGGGAGCGGTGGAGGGGGTGCTCTGGAGCGGTCTCAGCGATGAAGACCTGCTTCGCACCGACGAGTACGAGGGCATCCTCGATGAGAGCCCTATGTATTTCCGGAAATCGATCACCTTGGACGTCGATGGACAACCGGTAGAAGCCTGGGTCTATGTAGGCATCCCGGAGGCCTTCACCGACGTTTCTGTCGATTTTGAACCGCTGGCGACAAAGGAGATTCCCGCTAACGTCGACATGTACGCCCTGGTCGATTTCCTCAACGACACCTTGAAGGACAAAGGTCTGCTCTTTGGGGTGAGAAAAAACGGCGAGACGATGACCATTTCCATCTACGAGGTATAA
- the folE gene encoding GTP cyclohydrolase I FolE, whose product MDLMKIEKAVHMILEAIGEDPQREGLVDTPRRVARMYQEILGGLEDDPKRHLEVIFTEEHEEMVLVKDIPLYSVCEHHLLPFYGVAHVAYIPRSGVITGLSKLARLVEGFAKRPQLQERLTAQIADAIVEKLNPQGVLVIIEAEHMCMTMRGVKKPGSRTVTSAVRGIFRSRPATRSEAFSLIRSSRNLP is encoded by the coding sequence ATGGATTTGATGAAGATCGAAAAGGCTGTCCATATGATCCTTGAGGCCATCGGCGAGGATCCCCAGCGGGAGGGTCTGGTGGATACGCCGCGCCGGGTCGCTCGCATGTACCAGGAGATCCTGGGCGGCCTGGAGGATGATCCGAAACGCCATCTGGAAGTGATCTTTACAGAAGAGCATGAAGAGATGGTGTTGGTCAAGGACATTCCCTTATACTCCGTCTGTGAACACCATCTGCTGCCCTTCTACGGTGTCGCCCATGTGGCCTACATCCCCCGTTCCGGCGTGATCACCGGTTTAAGCAAATTGGCTCGCCTGGTGGAAGGGTTTGCAAAACGTCCTCAGTTGCAGGAGCGCCTCACCGCCCAGATCGCTGACGCGATCGTGGAAAAGCTGAATCCCCAAGGTGTGCTCGTCATCATCGAAGCCGAACACATGTGCATGACCATGCGTGGTGTCAAAAAACCCGGCTCGCGGACGGTGACCTCGGCGGTGCGAGGGATCTTCCGGAGCCGCCCGGCGACGCGCAGCGAAGCCTTTTCCCTGATCCGCAGTTCGCGGAACCTTCCTTAA
- a CDS encoding 7-carboxy-7-deazaguanine synthase QueE yields MPTADLVEIMVSAQGEGPWIGCRQVFLRFFGCNLCCSYCDTPGSRGPRPSACRIEKEPGSSLFDLWENPVTADRVAEYLRHTVPIHSVSLTGGEPLLHVEFIQQLIPLLGAQRPDLYLETNGTLPEQLALIVDDLDYVSMDLKTPLDNHWDLHRPFLRIASRKKGYVKIVITPATAVDTVQRAAAIITEEAPHFPLVLQPVTGKTGLPLTVPGHLLNLQGAALSIHRDVRIIPQVHPILGIL; encoded by the coding sequence TTGCCTACGGCCGATCTCGTCGAAATTATGGTATCCGCTCAGGGGGAGGGACCCTGGATCGGTTGCCGGCAGGTCTTCTTACGTTTTTTCGGCTGCAACCTCTGTTGTTCCTACTGTGACACCCCGGGTAGCCGGGGCCCGCGTCCATCGGCCTGCCGGATCGAAAAGGAACCCGGCAGCAGCCTCTTTGATCTCTGGGAAAATCCAGTCACAGCGGATCGGGTCGCCGAGTACCTTCGCCATACCGTTCCCATCCATTCTGTCAGCCTCACCGGAGGAGAACCGTTGCTGCATGTCGAATTTATCCAACAGTTGATCCCATTGCTGGGAGCGCAGCGACCCGACCTGTACCTGGAAACGAACGGGACGCTGCCTGAACAGTTGGCCCTCATCGTAGACGACCTGGATTATGTCAGCATGGACCTCAAGACGCCCCTGGACAACCACTGGGATCTGCATCGCCCTTTTTTGCGCATCGCCTCCCGCAAAAAGGGGTATGTCAAAATCGTTATTACCCCGGCTACGGCAGTTGATACGGTGCAGCGGGCGGCTGCGATTATCACGGAAGAAGCCCCGCATTTTCCGCTGGTGTTGCAGCCTGTCACGGGAAAAACGGGACTGCCCCTGACCGTCCCGGGCCACCTGCTCAACCTGCAAGGAGCCGCCCTGTCCATCCACCGCGACGTCCGCATCATCCCTCAGGTCCATCCGATTTTGGGTATCTTATAG
- a CDS encoding DUF366 family protein yields MLKTYYHPEPMTYDGTQLRSLWTYRHFHIMGDSIVAFRGPCKVGLDKMVDLEDVLVGDSIYSAEMLHFIIEHFDMDLEKTVYRQRLFMAMIKEDLEEVCGGALIRRGDDLYWREKKLSVSIATLSPVSTLIHVGLNLRTEGTPVPTASLGQIGEKDPEGFARRLMNQYAAEVADVYLARCKVRGVE; encoded by the coding sequence GTGCTGAAGACATACTATCATCCAGAACCGATGACCTACGATGGAACCCAACTGCGCTCCCTATGGACATACCGTCACTTTCACATCATGGGGGACAGCATCGTCGCCTTCCGAGGGCCCTGTAAAGTCGGCCTGGACAAGATGGTCGATCTGGAAGATGTTCTCGTCGGTGACAGCATCTACAGCGCCGAGATGCTGCACTTTATCATCGAACATTTCGATATGGACCTTGAGAAGACGGTCTACCGGCAGCGCCTCTTCATGGCCATGATCAAAGAAGATCTGGAAGAGGTCTGCGGCGGCGCCCTGATTCGTCGCGGCGACGACCTCTATTGGCGGGAAAAGAAACTCTCCGTCTCTATCGCTACCTTGTCGCCCGTGTCCACCCTGATCCATGTAGGGTTGAACCTGCGGACAGAGGGGACGCCGGTGCCGACGGCTTCACTGGGGCAGATCGGGGAAAAGGACCCTGAGGGATTTGCTCGCCGTCTGATGAATCAATACGCCGCCGAAGTGGCTGATGTCTATCTCGCCCGCTGCAAAGTTCGAGGAGTTGAATAA
- a CDS encoding DUF2225 domain-containing protein has product MNADAFFTQRKTCPVCGKEFAATRIRSSSIRVKERLPDFRTVFEGINPLHYQVFVCPACQYAALENRFDQVTGDRLQLRRGLLDAFSPEPDFSGIRTPETALRTFELALRTAQIGGAPASLQAPLTLRVAWIARDMGWNDLDRRYTEGALRLYEAAFGDDRNAKSSTVTLMYLIGELYRQLGQYAEAVRWLAKAAMHPDVKKEPEIERLARQQWSLAREQNKAGEQESGSGQVEVSETLPPAEPGSGQFVNAQSTESNERDMAKTTRKRLGPKIRFNVTLYEDELDWLKRLSAVPYAEGKVFMDKETVLRALLGAAMEAWPEVRGFTDEDGLRQRFIEAMQKEKPGS; this is encoded by the coding sequence ATGAACGCTGACGCTTTTTTTACACAACGAAAAACCTGTCCCGTCTGTGGCAAGGAGTTTGCTGCTACCCGGATCCGCAGTTCTTCCATCCGTGTCAAGGAGCGCTTGCCTGACTTTCGAACGGTCTTTGAGGGGATCAACCCGTTACATTACCAGGTGTTTGTCTGTCCGGCCTGCCAGTATGCCGCCCTGGAAAACCGTTTTGACCAGGTGACCGGCGACAGGCTGCAACTTCGCCGGGGCTTGCTCGACGCCTTTAGCCCGGAGCCTGACTTTTCTGGAATCCGTACGCCCGAGACGGCGCTGCGGACCTTCGAGTTGGCCCTGCGCACGGCTCAGATCGGCGGAGCGCCGGCAAGCCTCCAAGCGCCTTTGACTTTGCGGGTTGCCTGGATCGCCAGGGATATGGGATGGAATGATTTGGACCGTAGGTATACGGAAGGGGCGCTGCGTCTCTACGAAGCCGCTTTCGGTGATGACCGCAACGCCAAGTCGAGCACGGTGACGCTCATGTACCTGATCGGGGAACTGTACCGCCAATTGGGTCAATACGCCGAGGCGGTTCGCTGGTTGGCCAAGGCGGCCATGCATCCGGACGTGAAAAAAGAGCCGGAGATCGAGCGCCTGGCCCGGCAGCAATGGTCCCTGGCCAGGGAACAGAATAAGGCTGGCGAGCAGGAATCCGGGTCTGGGCAGGTTGAGGTTAGTGAGACTCTGCCGCCGGCTGAACCCGGATCCGGTCAGTTCGTTAACGCGCAGTCGACCGAATCGAATGAGCGAGACATGGCGAAGACGACCCGAAAGCGGTTGGGGCCGAAAATCCGCTTCAACGTGACCCTCTATGAGGACGAACTGGACTGGTTGAAGCGCTTGAGCGCCGTTCCCTATGCAGAGGGCAAGGTCTTCATGGACAAAGAGACGGTGTTGCGGGCGTTGCTGGGCGCGGCCATGGAAGCCTGGCCGGAAGTGCGCGGCTTCACCGATGAAGATGGGCTGCGCCAGCGGTTCATCGAGGCCATGCAAAAAGAGAAACCAGGGAGCTAA
- a CDS encoding Fur family transcriptional regulator, protein MDRFQDLCERLHQKEYKLTPQRKIILRALLNGDDAHLSAEDLYGIVKQQNPEIGLATVYRTLELLAEIDVLQKIDFGDGRLRYELASEEAHHHHHLICTRCGKVLEFEDDLLDSLEQAIQRRNQFRILDHQLKFFGVCKECQQAETRD, encoded by the coding sequence TTGGACCGCTTCCAGGATTTGTGCGAACGGCTCCACCAGAAAGAATACAAGCTGACACCCCAGCGCAAGATTATCCTGCGCGCGCTGTTGAACGGCGATGATGCCCATTTGAGCGCTGAAGACCTCTACGGCATCGTCAAGCAGCAGAACCCGGAGATCGGTTTAGCTACTGTTTACCGGACCTTGGAACTGCTTGCCGAGATCGACGTCCTCCAGAAGATTGACTTCGGCGATGGACGCCTTCGCTATGAACTGGCCAGCGAGGAAGCACACCATCACCATCACCTGATCTGCACCCGTTGCGGCAAGGTGCTGGAATTTGAGGATGACCTGCTTGATTCTCTCGAACAAGCCATCCAGCGCCGCAACCAGTTTCGCATCCTCGATCATCAATTGAAGTTCTTCGGCGTCTGCAAGGAGTGCCAACAAGCAGAAACCAGGGATTAG
- a CDS encoding SIMPL domain-containing protein, translating into MQDTGGLIATKNRSTANKIALIFFSIIVLTAFYLSTHRVPAPPLDSAIAVDPRDVHIKVTGTSDLPAEQWRLTVAVQQGGRTSTEAEQAMSRAVDKLLNSMAGAGLSPDNINCIDQKLTPQWSVAGARSPQGYIAASTIEVNRIPAEQREAILSTVLSNGANQIIKTEPLPAGNADAQKLAVKAALDDAHRKAKAIAAGMGRDLGDVVSIDQAEMDGHLQLTVLYRLKF; encoded by the coding sequence TTGCAAGACACAGGAGGACTGATCGCCACGAAGAACCGTTCGACCGCCAATAAAATCGCCCTTATTTTTTTCTCCATCATCGTGCTGACTGCTTTTTACCTATCCACCCACCGCGTCCCTGCGCCCCCGCTCGATTCTGCTATCGCTGTCGATCCCCGCGATGTCCACATCAAGGTGACGGGAACATCCGATCTGCCGGCAGAGCAGTGGCGGCTGACCGTGGCTGTGCAACAGGGAGGACGTACATCAACAGAGGCAGAGCAAGCCATGAGCCGGGCCGTCGATAAACTGCTTAACAGCATGGCCGGCGCGGGCCTTTCCCCTGACAACATCAACTGCATCGATCAGAAGTTAACGCCGCAGTGGTCTGTCGCGGGCGCCAGATCTCCCCAGGGCTATATCGCCGCATCCACCATCGAAGTCAACCGCATCCCGGCGGAACAGCGGGAAGCGATCCTGTCTACTGTGCTGTCCAATGGCGCCAACCAGATCATCAAAACGGAACCGCTGCCCGCTGGCAATGCTGATGCGCAAAAACTGGCCGTCAAAGCCGCTCTCGATGACGCCCATCGTAAAGCGAAAGCCATCGCTGCCGGCATGGGGCGGGATTTGGGGGACGTAGTCTCCATCGACCAAGCGGAAATGGATGGACATCTTCAATTGACGGTGCTTTACCGGCTGAAGTTTTAA
- a CDS encoding TIGR04086 family membrane protein — protein MAEQNEPATLSATPVLVGTGYALAASLGVSVLLVLFFFFTSLSERYIMPVVHSAYGLCALGAGWVASRKAGARGLIYGLLAGLSFFAFTVVVGYFVPAPAFPMTAWWKKMLYALAGGSAGGIAGIAWKE, from the coding sequence ATGGCAGAACAAAATGAGCCGGCAACCCTGTCGGCGACTCCCGTTTTGGTCGGAACGGGCTACGCCCTGGCGGCGTCGCTGGGCGTTTCCGTGCTGCTTGTCCTCTTTTTCTTCTTTACCAGCTTGTCCGAGCGATACATCATGCCAGTTGTCCATAGCGCCTATGGACTCTGCGCGCTGGGAGCCGGCTGGGTGGCTTCCCGGAAGGCCGGCGCCAGGGGATTGATTTACGGCTTGCTGGCGGGGTTAAGCTTCTTCGCTTTCACCGTTGTCGTCGGATATTTCGTGCCGGCCCCGGCCTTCCCGATGACAGCATGGTGGAAAAAAATGCTCTACGCCCTGGCCGGCGGTTCCGCCGGCGGCATCGCCGGGATCGCCTGGAAAGAATGA
- a CDS encoding glycerol-3-phosphate acyltransferase, with product MFTVLTLFICAYLLGALSLPYWVGRFKGNLAAADYGPGSIGPAKLLRLTGPESMVAALLAELAKGWLIGWLTVFFQAGDLTRWMTALFLLVGYAWSPVIGGRGGNVWIPFTGFLLQVAPSLGQCSLAVALSALLLTRSPNLAAFAALWIVPIVAWMKGFPASALTVTAVAAAIVAFQFWLIRCHRQRESAI from the coding sequence GTGTTTACGGTCTTGACGCTTTTTATCTGCGCTTACCTGCTCGGCGCCCTTTCGCTGCCCTACTGGGTCGGCCGGTTCAAGGGCAATCTGGCTGCCGCTGATTACGGTCCCGGCTCGATCGGCCCCGCCAAACTGCTGCGCCTGACGGGACCGGAGAGCATGGTCGCCGCCCTCCTGGCTGAACTCGCAAAAGGCTGGCTGATCGGCTGGTTGACCGTTTTCTTCCAAGCCGGAGATTTGACCCGGTGGATGACCGCCTTGTTCTTGTTGGTGGGGTATGCTTGGTCGCCGGTGATCGGCGGGCGAGGGGGGAACGTCTGGATTCCATTTACGGGTTTTTTGCTCCAGGTTGCGCCTTCGCTGGGCCAGTGTTCGCTTGCCGTCGCCTTGTCAGCGCTGTTGCTGACACGCTCACCCAATCTCGCTGCCTTTGCGGCGCTGTGGATCGTGCCTATCGTGGCCTGGATGAAGGGCTTTCCTGCTTCTGCATTGACTGTAACGGCAGTCGCAGCCGCCATCGTAGCCTTTCAATTTTGGTTGATCCGCTGTCACCGACAAAGGGAATCGGCAATATAA